The Flavobacteriales bacterium genome includes a region encoding these proteins:
- a CDS encoding aminotransferase class V-fold PLP-dependent enzyme: MNFDFDEKQRKEILNTVSQKIEHFYTNTKDYSTTPELNLQEIRNIIESENLVSGTEPNKAIEHIINGLENYSVHTPHPKYFGLFNPRANFAGIIADFITASYNPQLAAWSHAPFAVEVEAHVINQFIEKFGLNPKKSDGVFTTGGAEANLTAVLSALNNKYPDFAKNGMFGLDKKPVIFCSQEAHHSVQKAAKIVGLGYEFVKTIPTTKDLKIDTDLLEKEIKNLNNSTHSPLMVIGTAGTTGTGTIDDLEEISKICKTHNIWFHVDAAYGGGAVLSSNLKHILKGISASDSITFDAHKWMSVPMGTSVFLTSHQEILNKTFRITTEYMPKEANELEIVEPFSHSIQWSRRFIGLKVYLSLLFYGWNGYEKVINYQAKMGEYLRTKLTENNWIIKNSTELPVVCFTHQKFESDANFTKTILDNILAKGNSWISVYPIKNVPTFRACITNYNTTETEIDELIEELNKERKAYQD; the protein is encoded by the coding sequence ATGAATTTTGATTTTGACGAAAAACAACGCAAAGAAATACTAAATACTGTTTCACAAAAAATAGAGCATTTTTACACTAATACTAAAGATTACAGTACTACACCAGAACTTAACTTACAAGAAATTAGAAATATTATAGAATCTGAAAATTTAGTTTCTGGAACCGAACCAAACAAAGCTATAGAACATATAATAAACGGACTTGAAAATTATTCTGTTCACACACCACATCCAAAATATTTTGGTTTATTTAATCCTCGAGCAAATTTTGCGGGAATTATTGCAGATTTTATAACCGCTTCTTATAATCCTCAATTAGCAGCTTGGAGTCACGCTCCTTTTGCCGTTGAAGTAGAAGCTCACGTAATTAATCAGTTTATTGAAAAATTTGGCTTAAATCCAAAAAAATCAGACGGAGTTTTTACAACTGGCGGAGCTGAAGCAAATTTAACTGCTGTATTATCTGCATTAAATAATAAATATCCTGATTTCGCTAAAAACGGAATGTTTGGTTTAGATAAAAAACCTGTTATTTTTTGTTCTCAAGAAGCACATCATTCTGTGCAAAAAGCAGCGAAAATTGTAGGCTTAGGATATGAATTTGTAAAAACAATTCCAACGACTAAAGATTTAAAAATAGACACTGATTTATTAGAAAAAGAAATCAAAAACCTAAATAATTCAACACATAGCCCATTAATGGTTATTGGTACAGCAGGAACAACAGGAACAGGAACAATAGACGACTTAGAAGAAATTTCAAAAATATGCAAAACACATAATATTTGGTTTCACGTTGATGCCGCTTATGGTGGAGGAGCAGTTTTAAGTTCAAATCTAAAACACATACTGAAAGGTATTTCTGCTTCCGATTCTATAACTTTTGACGCACATAAATGGATGTCTGTTCCTATGGGAACAAGCGTATTCTTGACTTCTCATCAAGAAATTCTAAACAAAACATTTAGAATTACCACAGAATATATGCCTAAAGAGGCAAATGAATTAGAAATTGTTGAACCATTCTCACATTCCATTCAATGGTCAAGACGATTTATAGGTTTAAAAGTCTATTTATCTTTATTATTTTACGGTTGGAATGGTTATGAAAAAGTAATCAATTATCAAGCTAAAATGGGAGAATATTTAAGAACTAAACTAACAGAAAATAATTGGATTATTAAGAACAGTACCGAATTACCAGTAGTCTGTTTTACACACCAAAAATTTGAATCGGATGCAAATTTCACAAAAACCATTTTAGACAACATTTTGGCTAAAGGAAATTCTTGGATATCGGTTTACCCAATAAAAAACGTTCCAACATTTAGAGCTTGTATTACAAATTACAATACAACCGAAACAGAAATAGACGAATTAATTGAAGAATTAAATAAGGAAAGAAAAGCATATCAAGATTAA
- a CDS encoding AraC family transcriptional regulator, with the protein MSNNTNTYHYAKIAEAIEYLDEHFKEQSTLDDIAEHLNMSSFHFQRLFKDWVGVHQKIDIIK; encoded by the coding sequence ATGTCAAATAATACAAACACATATCATTATGCTAAAATAGCAGAAGCTATTGAATATTTAGATGAGCATTTTAAAGAGCAATCTACTCTAGATGATATTGCTGAACATTTAAATATGAGTTCTTTTCATTTTCAAAGATTGTTTAAAGATTGGGTTGGTGTACACCAAAAGATAGATATAATCAAATAA